The Syngnathus scovelli strain Florida chromosome 13, RoL_Ssco_1.2, whole genome shotgun sequence genome has a window encoding:
- the apba1b gene encoding amyloid-beta A4 precursor protein-binding family A member 1 isoform X1, whose product MSQKYPEEGSGEVDEERPGASVSQRTRQNNVSEPGEPPIRRPWRPCQMLSPDGELNPNDHHHHHLQPPHHHHPPAGRGGPQRHRRRPPSLQGQGQSQANFSGSTPEAVPSYECQNTEPRPVHQLRPAVTRYRRRGDPNPRLKGQRQRPLMKEMQESLTVSDHREGHTEMTLQKNMADGFSKEELQDRGSPHLTPVAVVTPTHLSPGPVRPDLKQDLQESGVDCNEEVKDNDKPGPLENGSDQHSSTDPSSCAYDNLQAVQEGRAVCVDKTVENQEEEMDAHVLDVEAQGSEITDLCSDTESAASLSNDGPLHSPPPLQSPTPPSSPEAPLFPQLDHFSEEASMSPLPDNDMLPEDDDECSESPLEYYPKTYADFYTESHQKSYVEPVDNSETKSHPKCFPEPFKTSYSEALKEPRMQSHQKSEPYEPHCEPFTNHRQENVQKASPSKGSHHAPRRGKERSSHPSQVDSSVGCRLHHYDGQSDGEGGSATQSPIQKTIRQADTQTKHLSSALSSSRDDVGLSGEEGTKVPGDAISLVIKDIREAIEEVKTKTIRSPYTPDQPVEPIWVMRQEISPTEEVDPLQMMAGRSVSRSPSQHASMSDQESGSPLNVESSRAGHSQQYREGQGHPSHQMDAAVQPHPYVQPQQQQHYQQNQQHPSQQPPVQEFRRSLPQFPTFVDVPGPCDPDDLIDGIIFAATYLGCTHLLSERTPTKSARMQQAQEAMNRVRAAQKQAKNRKKSPDSDTPCTAEVDLFMSTQRIKVLNADTQESLMDLPLRTISYIADIGNMVVLMARGKMVRSRSAQENLEHTAEQTTMSNDDRRLYRMICHVFESEDAQLIAQSIGQSFSVAYQEFLRANGIDPEDLSQREYSDLLNTQDMYNDDLIHFSKSENCRDVYIEKQKGEILGVVIVESGWGSILPTVIIASMMHAGPAEKSGRLNIGDQIMTINGTSLVGLPLSTCQSIIKGLKSQCRIKMNIVRCPPVTMVLIRRPDLRYQLGFSVQNGIICSLMRGGIAERGGVRVGHRIIEINSQSVVATPHERIVQILSNAMGEIHMKTMPAAMYRLLTAQEQPVYI is encoded by the exons ATGAGCCAGAAATATCCGGAGGAGGGAAGTGGAGAGGTGGATGAGGAACGCCCTGGAGCTTCAGTTTCTCAGAGGACCAGGCAGAATAATGTTTCAGAGCCTGGGGAACCTCCAATACGTCGACCCTGGAGGCCATGTCAAATGCTCAGTCCAGATGGAGAGTTGAATCCAAAtgaccatcatcatcaccatcttcAACCTCCTCATCATCACCACCCACCTGCAGGTCGTGGTGGTCCACAACGGCATCGCCGGCGTCCACCATCACTACAAGGTCAAGGGCAAAGTCAGGCTAATTTTTCTGGCTCTACCCCAGAGGCTGTTCCCTCCTATGAATGTCAAAATACCGAACCGCGTCCTGTCCACCAGCTTCGGCCCGCTGTCACCCGTTACCGCCGTCGTGGTGACCCAAATCCGAGACTCAAAGGTCAAAGACAGAGACCATTAATGAAGGAGATGCAGGAATCGTTAACCGTTTCAGACCACAGAGAAGGTCATACAGAAATGACACTTCAGAAAAACATGGCAGATGGTTTTTCTAAGGAAGAATTACAGGACAGAGGATCTCCTCACCTGACTCCTGTTGCTGTGGTCACCCCAACCCACCTCTCACCAGGACCAGTACGTCCTGACCTCAAACAAGACCTCCAAGAAAGTGGTGTTGACTGTAATGAAGAAGTGAAGGACAACGATAAGCCAGGACCTTTGGAGAATGGATCAGATCAGCACTCAAGCACGGATCCCTCTAGCTGCGCCTACGACAACCTACAGGCGGTTCAAGAAGGAAGAGCGGTATGTGTAGACAAAACGGTGGAAAATCAGGAGGAAGAGATGGATGCTCATGTTCTAGATGTTGAAGCTCAGGGGAGTGAAATCACTGATCTCTGCTCAGACACAGAAAGTGCTGCCTCACTTAGTAACGACGGACCTCTTCACAGCCCGCCGCCGCTCCAGTCCCCAACTCCACCATCATCTCCCGAAGCACCGCTTTTCCCACAACTGGACCACTTCAGTGAGGAAGCCAGTATGAGTCCTCTGCCCGACAATGACATGCTGCCTGAAGACGACGATGAGTGCTCTGAATCACCCTTGGAATACTACCCCAAAACCTATGCAGACTTTTATACCGAGTCCCACCAAAAGTCTTACGTGGAACCGGTTGATAATTCAGAGACAAAATCCCATCCCAAATGCTTTCCAGAACCCTTTAAGACTTCCTATTCTGAAGCACTCAAAGAACCTCGCATGCAGTCTCATCAGAAGTCAGAGCCGTATGAGCCCCACTGTGAGCCATTTACCAACCATAGACAGGAGAATGTCCAAAAAGCCTCCCCTTCCAAGGGCTCCCATCACGCACCAAGGCGAGGCAAAGAGCGAAGTTCCCACCCCTCTCAAGTGGACAGCTCTGTCGGCTGCCGGCTGCACCACTACGACGGTCAGTCTGATGGAGAGGGGGGCAGCGCTACTCAAAGCCCCATTCAGAAAACTATTCGGCAAGCAGATACACAGACAAAACACCTGTCATCTGCGCTAAGCAGCTCAAGAGATGATGTTGGTCTCTCAGGTGAAGAAGGTACAAAGGTTCCAGGAGATGCCATCAGCCTGGTAATAAAAGACATTAGGGAGGCCATTGAAGAGGTTAAGACCAAGACGATCCGCTCCCCTTACACACCTGACCAGCCTGTGGAACCCATTTGGGTAATGAGACAGGAGATTAGCCCGACAGAGGAAGTTGACCCACTACAGATGATGGCAGGCCGT TCAGTGTCCAGATCTCCATCCCAGCATGCCTCTATGTCAGATCAGGAGTCTGGCAGTCCATTGAATGTCGAGTCCTCCAGAGCAGGCCATTCTCAACAATATCGTGAGGGCCAAGGCCACCCTTCACATCAGATGGATGCTGCGGTGCAACCGCATCCATATGTGCAgccgcagcaacagcagcattaCCAACAGAATCAACAGCACCCATCTCAGCAGCCACCTGTCCAAGAG tttcgCAGATCTCTTCCTCAATTTCCCACATTTGTGGATG TCCCGGGACCATGTGACCCCGATGACCTTATTGACGGCATCATCTTTGCCGCAACATACCTGGGCTGCACGCACCTGCTGTCGGAGAGGACACCCACAAAGAGCGCCCGCATGCAACAGGCACAAGAAGCCATGAACAGAGTGCGG GCAGCTCAGAAGCAGGcaaaaaacaggaaaaaa AGTCCTGACAGTGACACTCCATGTACTGCTGAGGTGGATCTTTTTATGTCCACGCAAAGAATCAAAGTCCTCAATGCAGATACTCAG GAGTCTTTAATGGATTTGCCGCTGAGGACCATCTCCTACATTGCCGACATTGGCAACATGGTAGTCCTGATGGCCCGTGGGAAGATGGTCCGGTCCCGCAGCGCGCAGGAAAACTTGGAGCACACCGCGGAACAAACCACCATGTCCAATGATGACAGACGGCTCTACAGGATGATCTGTCATGTCTTTGAGTCCGAAGAT GCCCAACTTATTGCTCAGTCAATTGGACAGTCCTTCAGTGTGGCCTATCAGGAGTTTCTCAGGGCCAACGGCATCGACCCCGAGGATCTGAGTCAGAGAGAGTACAGCGACCTACTCAACACTCAGGATATGTACAACGATGACCTCATACACTTCTCCAAGTCTGAGAACTGTAGAGAT GTTTACATTGAGAAGCAGAAGGGGGAGATTCTGGGTGTGGTGATAGTGGAATCGGGTTGGGGGTCCATCCTCCCCACCGTCATCATTGCCAGTATGATGCACGCCGGCCCCGCAGAGAAATCTGGTCGTCTCAATATTGGCGACCAGATCATGACCATCAACGGTACCAGTCTAGTGGGTTTACCACTCAGCACCTGCCAGAGCATCATCAAG GGGCTCAAGTCTCAGTGCAGGATCAAGATGAACATTGTCCGGTGTCCACCCGTTACCATGGTGCTCATCCGCAGGCCGGACCTCAGATATCAACTGGGCTTTAGTGTCCAGAACGGCATA ATCTGCAGTCTAATGAGGGGTGGAATCGCAGAGCGGGGCGGCGTGCGAGTTGGCCACCGCATTATTGAAATCAACAGTCAAAGTGTTGTGGCGACACCTCACGAGAGGATCGTTCAGATCCTTTCAAACGCCATGGGAGAG ATCCACATGAAGACGATGCCTGCAGCCATGTACCGCCTGCTTACAGCACAGGAGCAACCTGTCTACATCTGA
- the apba1b gene encoding amyloid-beta A4 precursor protein-binding family A member 1 isoform X2 yields the protein MSQKYPEEGSGEVDEERPGASVSQRTRQNNVSEPGEPPIRRPWRPCQMLSPDGELNPNDHHHHHLQPPHHHHPPAGRGGPQRHRRRPPSLQGQGQSQANFSGSTPEAVPSYECQNTEPRPVHQLRPAVTRYRRRGDPNPRLKGQRQRPLMKEMQESLTVSDHREGHTEMTLQKNMADGFSKEELQDRGSPHLTPVAVVTPTHLSPGPVRPDLKQDLQESGVDCNEEVKDNDKPGPLENGSDQHSSTDPSSCAYDNLQAVQEGRAVCVDKTVENQEEEMDAHVLDVEAQGSEITDLCSDTESAASLSNDGPLHSPPPLQSPTPPSSPEAPLFPQLDHFSEEASMSPLPDNDMLPEDDDECSESPLEYYPKTYADFYTESHQKSYVEPVDNSETKSHPKCFPEPFKTSYSEALKEPRMQSHQKSEPYEPHCEPFTNHRQENVQKASPSKGSHHAPRRGKERSSHPSQVDSSVGCRLHHYDGQSDGEGGSATQSPIQKTIRQADTQTKHLSSALSSSRDDVGLSGEEGTKVPGDAISLVIKDIREAIEEVKTKTIRSPYTPDQPVEPIWVMRQEISPTEEVDPLQMMAGRSVSRSPSQHASMSDQESGSPLNVESSRAGHSQQYREGQGHPSHQMDAAVQPHPYVQPQQQQHYQQNQQHPSQQPPVQEFRRSLPQFPTFVDVPGPCDPDDLIDGIIFAATYLGCTHLLSERTPTKSARMQQAQEAMNRVRSPDSDTPCTAEVDLFMSTQRIKVLNADTQESLMDLPLRTISYIADIGNMVVLMARGKMVRSRSAQENLEHTAEQTTMSNDDRRLYRMICHVFESEDAQLIAQSIGQSFSVAYQEFLRANGIDPEDLSQREYSDLLNTQDMYNDDLIHFSKSENCRDVYIEKQKGEILGVVIVESGWGSILPTVIIASMMHAGPAEKSGRLNIGDQIMTINGTSLVGLPLSTCQSIIKGLKSQCRIKMNIVRCPPVTMVLIRRPDLRYQLGFSVQNGIICSLMRGGIAERGGVRVGHRIIEINSQSVVATPHERIVQILSNAMGEIHMKTMPAAMYRLLTAQEQPVYI from the exons ATGAGCCAGAAATATCCGGAGGAGGGAAGTGGAGAGGTGGATGAGGAACGCCCTGGAGCTTCAGTTTCTCAGAGGACCAGGCAGAATAATGTTTCAGAGCCTGGGGAACCTCCAATACGTCGACCCTGGAGGCCATGTCAAATGCTCAGTCCAGATGGAGAGTTGAATCCAAAtgaccatcatcatcaccatcttcAACCTCCTCATCATCACCACCCACCTGCAGGTCGTGGTGGTCCACAACGGCATCGCCGGCGTCCACCATCACTACAAGGTCAAGGGCAAAGTCAGGCTAATTTTTCTGGCTCTACCCCAGAGGCTGTTCCCTCCTATGAATGTCAAAATACCGAACCGCGTCCTGTCCACCAGCTTCGGCCCGCTGTCACCCGTTACCGCCGTCGTGGTGACCCAAATCCGAGACTCAAAGGTCAAAGACAGAGACCATTAATGAAGGAGATGCAGGAATCGTTAACCGTTTCAGACCACAGAGAAGGTCATACAGAAATGACACTTCAGAAAAACATGGCAGATGGTTTTTCTAAGGAAGAATTACAGGACAGAGGATCTCCTCACCTGACTCCTGTTGCTGTGGTCACCCCAACCCACCTCTCACCAGGACCAGTACGTCCTGACCTCAAACAAGACCTCCAAGAAAGTGGTGTTGACTGTAATGAAGAAGTGAAGGACAACGATAAGCCAGGACCTTTGGAGAATGGATCAGATCAGCACTCAAGCACGGATCCCTCTAGCTGCGCCTACGACAACCTACAGGCGGTTCAAGAAGGAAGAGCGGTATGTGTAGACAAAACGGTGGAAAATCAGGAGGAAGAGATGGATGCTCATGTTCTAGATGTTGAAGCTCAGGGGAGTGAAATCACTGATCTCTGCTCAGACACAGAAAGTGCTGCCTCACTTAGTAACGACGGACCTCTTCACAGCCCGCCGCCGCTCCAGTCCCCAACTCCACCATCATCTCCCGAAGCACCGCTTTTCCCACAACTGGACCACTTCAGTGAGGAAGCCAGTATGAGTCCTCTGCCCGACAATGACATGCTGCCTGAAGACGACGATGAGTGCTCTGAATCACCCTTGGAATACTACCCCAAAACCTATGCAGACTTTTATACCGAGTCCCACCAAAAGTCTTACGTGGAACCGGTTGATAATTCAGAGACAAAATCCCATCCCAAATGCTTTCCAGAACCCTTTAAGACTTCCTATTCTGAAGCACTCAAAGAACCTCGCATGCAGTCTCATCAGAAGTCAGAGCCGTATGAGCCCCACTGTGAGCCATTTACCAACCATAGACAGGAGAATGTCCAAAAAGCCTCCCCTTCCAAGGGCTCCCATCACGCACCAAGGCGAGGCAAAGAGCGAAGTTCCCACCCCTCTCAAGTGGACAGCTCTGTCGGCTGCCGGCTGCACCACTACGACGGTCAGTCTGATGGAGAGGGGGGCAGCGCTACTCAAAGCCCCATTCAGAAAACTATTCGGCAAGCAGATACACAGACAAAACACCTGTCATCTGCGCTAAGCAGCTCAAGAGATGATGTTGGTCTCTCAGGTGAAGAAGGTACAAAGGTTCCAGGAGATGCCATCAGCCTGGTAATAAAAGACATTAGGGAGGCCATTGAAGAGGTTAAGACCAAGACGATCCGCTCCCCTTACACACCTGACCAGCCTGTGGAACCCATTTGGGTAATGAGACAGGAGATTAGCCCGACAGAGGAAGTTGACCCACTACAGATGATGGCAGGCCGT TCAGTGTCCAGATCTCCATCCCAGCATGCCTCTATGTCAGATCAGGAGTCTGGCAGTCCATTGAATGTCGAGTCCTCCAGAGCAGGCCATTCTCAACAATATCGTGAGGGCCAAGGCCACCCTTCACATCAGATGGATGCTGCGGTGCAACCGCATCCATATGTGCAgccgcagcaacagcagcattaCCAACAGAATCAACAGCACCCATCTCAGCAGCCACCTGTCCAAGAG tttcgCAGATCTCTTCCTCAATTTCCCACATTTGTGGATG TCCCGGGACCATGTGACCCCGATGACCTTATTGACGGCATCATCTTTGCCGCAACATACCTGGGCTGCACGCACCTGCTGTCGGAGAGGACACCCACAAAGAGCGCCCGCATGCAACAGGCACAAGAAGCCATGAACAGAGTGCGG AGTCCTGACAGTGACACTCCATGTACTGCTGAGGTGGATCTTTTTATGTCCACGCAAAGAATCAAAGTCCTCAATGCAGATACTCAG GAGTCTTTAATGGATTTGCCGCTGAGGACCATCTCCTACATTGCCGACATTGGCAACATGGTAGTCCTGATGGCCCGTGGGAAGATGGTCCGGTCCCGCAGCGCGCAGGAAAACTTGGAGCACACCGCGGAACAAACCACCATGTCCAATGATGACAGACGGCTCTACAGGATGATCTGTCATGTCTTTGAGTCCGAAGAT GCCCAACTTATTGCTCAGTCAATTGGACAGTCCTTCAGTGTGGCCTATCAGGAGTTTCTCAGGGCCAACGGCATCGACCCCGAGGATCTGAGTCAGAGAGAGTACAGCGACCTACTCAACACTCAGGATATGTACAACGATGACCTCATACACTTCTCCAAGTCTGAGAACTGTAGAGAT GTTTACATTGAGAAGCAGAAGGGGGAGATTCTGGGTGTGGTGATAGTGGAATCGGGTTGGGGGTCCATCCTCCCCACCGTCATCATTGCCAGTATGATGCACGCCGGCCCCGCAGAGAAATCTGGTCGTCTCAATATTGGCGACCAGATCATGACCATCAACGGTACCAGTCTAGTGGGTTTACCACTCAGCACCTGCCAGAGCATCATCAAG GGGCTCAAGTCTCAGTGCAGGATCAAGATGAACATTGTCCGGTGTCCACCCGTTACCATGGTGCTCATCCGCAGGCCGGACCTCAGATATCAACTGGGCTTTAGTGTCCAGAACGGCATA ATCTGCAGTCTAATGAGGGGTGGAATCGCAGAGCGGGGCGGCGTGCGAGTTGGCCACCGCATTATTGAAATCAACAGTCAAAGTGTTGTGGCGACACCTCACGAGAGGATCGTTCAGATCCTTTCAAACGCCATGGGAGAG ATCCACATGAAGACGATGCCTGCAGCCATGTACCGCCTGCTTACAGCACAGGAGCAACCTGTCTACATCTGA